The Alkalinema sp. FACHB-956 genome contains a region encoding:
- a CDS encoding DnaB-like helicase C-terminal domain-containing protein yields MPETTTVLQQLYRLILHEYQQLYSVWQSADILQSQYDQALTPAVVEAHLQGNPIISVRLLQPGTNLAKAGCIDFDAPKDGSDEQTLREVLSLSQRVQQVATSQGFPTYLEFSGRRGFHLWLFADMPLPGATWVKALQNLCYLADYKPKEIYPATATTAIDGKASGRPIKLPCGRHQSSGKWSGFLNEPVNWSEGFPVVPDDQAGLMASFQQTPVAQLAQLAALEVSLSSAISKNGHQKGNAFQERLGFAGSSTVQQTTATKSTDFSILAPDEHPACIHYLMSQGAPTDQDYNSVNLTLSRYVITRGWEHNQAEPLAEAMARASDHHPTSKTTVESRLRNFHSTYASVKRNPHDYQWSCSYIRNSRELVRCGGCTGYACPFWQWEKPEGDNEVARRVEQDLLAYILHHPEAGMQEALGVDLPVEGFIATFMPKGDDSKPFYLHQRLWECFVSLELEGRELTPSLVLSRLEKMVMERSPLPTSILNQVAAYLDELLNLAPCGWETFTELLMRVRDTGLRLLAKEQAATASELLDSPLHPVTETLETLIHHSQHLQQRNASEVMPMVAYTQDLIRELFGQPQTAIATPAPWLNRSLNGGLHPGRLYVVGAPPGSGKTTWCAWCADEAAKAKIPVLYVSFEMGKQQLWVNALSRTGGLNSGLIEAKHWMNADYAHAEWLKQQTALAIRAYDQQIAEYLTVLEAGPEVTVAHLKGTIAQIRRIAEIDKTAPVLVIVDYLQLMCCGDEKLDSGANEVLRVSRVATGLKQLARDTGAAVVAISDINKAAYQEALRTGTLDMGALRDSFKIAHAADCIMLLQTGKAQRGNDQPRDQLDLLEERYAGDYLRLRQIQDVRAQYPLNEKAKATYARLSILKNRGGVTAEPLFVYERAYHRFIPVDLDLGEDNDREDL; encoded by the coding sequence ATGCCAGAAACCACCACTGTTTTACAGCAGCTTTACCGCCTGATTCTCCATGAATATCAGCAGCTTTATAGCGTGTGGCAAAGCGCTGATATTTTACAGTCACAGTACGATCAGGCTCTCACGCCTGCTGTGGTAGAAGCGCATCTTCAGGGCAACCCAATTATCTCAGTGCGCCTCCTCCAACCGGGTACAAACCTGGCAAAAGCAGGCTGCATTGATTTTGATGCCCCAAAGGATGGCAGCGATGAACAGACTTTGCGTGAGGTGTTGAGTTTGTCGCAACGAGTGCAACAAGTCGCTACTAGTCAAGGATTCCCTACTTATCTGGAATTTAGTGGTCGTCGTGGTTTCCATCTCTGGTTGTTTGCTGATATGCCGCTGCCTGGTGCTACCTGGGTCAAGGCATTGCAGAACCTCTGTTATTTAGCTGATTACAAGCCAAAGGAGATTTATCCCGCTACAGCAACAACGGCGATCGATGGCAAAGCATCAGGACGACCGATTAAATTGCCCTGTGGCAGGCACCAAAGCAGCGGTAAGTGGAGCGGTTTCTTAAATGAGCCTGTGAACTGGTCTGAAGGATTTCCGGTAGTACCCGATGATCAGGCTGGTTTGATGGCATCTTTTCAGCAGACTCCTGTGGCTCAACTGGCTCAACTAGCTGCACTTGAAGTGAGCCTCAGCAGTGCGATCAGTAAAAATGGGCATCAAAAGGGCAATGCTTTTCAGGAGCGATTGGGGTTTGCTGGGAGTTCAACCGTTCAGCAGACTACCGCCACAAAATCTACAGATTTTTCGATTCTGGCTCCCGATGAGCATCCTGCTTGCATTCACTATCTGATGAGCCAGGGTGCGCCAACCGATCAGGACTACAACTCAGTCAACTTAACTCTGTCACGCTATGTCATCACCAGGGGATGGGAACATAACCAGGCAGAACCCCTGGCAGAAGCAATGGCACGAGCGTCTGATCACCATCCAACCAGTAAAACGACGGTTGAATCCAGGCTAAGAAATTTCCACAGCACCTATGCTTCGGTTAAACGAAATCCTCACGACTATCAGTGGAGTTGCAGCTACATTCGCAACAGCCGTGAGTTAGTCCGCTGTGGAGGCTGTACAGGCTATGCCTGCCCCTTTTGGCAATGGGAGAAGCCAGAGGGTGACAACGAGGTTGCTAGACGGGTTGAACAAGATTTGCTGGCTTACATCCTGCACCACCCAGAAGCCGGGATGCAGGAAGCCTTGGGTGTGGATTTACCCGTCGAGGGCTTTATTGCCACATTTATGCCCAAAGGCGATGATTCAAAGCCGTTTTATCTCCACCAAAGGCTCTGGGAATGCTTTGTAAGCCTGGAGCTAGAAGGGAGAGAGTTAACGCCCAGTCTCGTTCTCTCACGGCTGGAAAAAATGGTGATGGAGCGCTCTCCCCTACCGACCTCGATTTTGAATCAAGTTGCTGCCTATTTGGACGAGCTTTTGAATCTGGCTCCCTGTGGTTGGGAGACGTTTACAGAACTCCTCATGAGAGTGCGAGATACCGGATTGCGACTACTAGCAAAAGAGCAGGCTGCCACTGCATCGGAATTATTGGATAGCCCCTTACATCCTGTTACCGAAACGCTGGAAACACTCATTCACCATTCCCAACATCTTCAGCAACGGAATGCCTCAGAAGTCATGCCAATGGTGGCCTATACTCAGGACTTGATCCGGGAATTGTTTGGGCAACCGCAAACGGCGATCGCCACCCCTGCTCCTTGGCTGAATCGTTCTCTCAATGGTGGGTTACATCCCGGCAGGCTTTATGTTGTGGGTGCTCCTCCCGGCTCAGGAAAAACGACCTGGTGCGCCTGGTGCGCGGATGAAGCGGCAAAAGCTAAAATCCCCGTGCTGTATGTCTCTTTTGAGATGGGGAAGCAGCAGCTCTGGGTGAATGCCTTGTCGCGGACGGGTGGGTTGAACTCCGGTTTGATTGAAGCAAAACATTGGATGAACGCGGACTATGCCCATGCAGAATGGTTGAAACAGCAGACTGCGCTGGCAATTCGGGCATACGATCAGCAGATTGCAGAATATCTAACGGTTTTAGAAGCAGGTCCAGAGGTTACAGTTGCTCATTTGAAGGGGACGATCGCTCAAATTCGCCGCATTGCAGAAATCGATAAAACAGCGCCCGTGTTGGTAATTGTCGATTATTTACAACTCATGTGTTGTGGGGATGAAAAACTTGATTCTGGTGCCAATGAAGTGTTGCGGGTTTCGCGGGTGGCAACGGGGTTAAAGCAACTGGCGCGAGATACGGGTGCTGCTGTGGTGGCGATTAGTGACATTAATAAGGCGGCCTACCAGGAAGCACTTCGGACTGGAACGTTGGATATGGGTGCGTTACGGGACTCGTTCAAGATTGCCCACGCCGCAGACTGCATTATGCTGCTCCAGACAGGGAAGGCACAGCGAGGCAATGACCAGCCTAGAGATCAGCTTGACCTGCTGGAAGAACGTTATGCCGGAGACTATCTCAGACTCCGGCAAATTCAAGACGTGCGCGCTCAGTATCCGCTTAATGAAAAAGCGAAGGCGACCTATGCGCGACTTAGCATTCTCAAAAATCGGGGTGGTGTCACAGCAGAGCCATTGTTTGTCTATGAGCGGGCTTACCACCGCTTCATTCCGGTTGATTTGGATTTAGGAGAGGACAATGACCGTGAAGATCTCTAG
- a CDS encoding CopD family protein, whose protein sequence is MLFKLLVILHTLGATVWTGGHLVLAVTVLPQALKNRDHDRIHQFEEHFEGFGLLSLLLQVITGLWLTWTYFPGFQNFLAFDSYLSQYIGMKLLGLLGTLALAIHARFFIIPNLTKENLNSLAYHIVGVTTLAVLFVVIGAGIRLGGLS, encoded by the coding sequence ATGCTGTTCAAGCTTTTGGTGATTCTACATACTCTAGGAGCGACGGTTTGGACGGGTGGACATCTGGTGCTTGCTGTCACAGTGCTCCCTCAAGCCTTAAAAAACCGTGACCACGATCGCATCCATCAATTTGAAGAACACTTCGAGGGCTTTGGGCTACTGTCCCTCCTCTTACAAGTGATTACCGGGCTATGGCTTACCTGGACTTACTTTCCTGGTTTCCAGAACTTTTTAGCGTTCGACTCGTACCTGTCGCAATATATTGGAATGAAGTTGCTTGGCTTGCTGGGAACCTTAGCGCTGGCGATTCATGCCCGGTTCTTCATCATCCCCAACCTGACCAAAGAGAACCTCAATTCCCTGGCTTATCATATTGTTGGTGTAACTACCCTGGCCGTGTTGTTTGTTGTCATCGGAGCCGGAATTCGGTTGGGCGGACTGTCATAA
- a CDS encoding GNAT family protein, translating into MLDAEKLDYCQWHIPTGSRVCLALLQLEDLDIIHRWKSQIDVSYLTSKAIQHPSLADRQRRLQEGVLSVFAIRRTTDHQLIGEISLYNLNPKNRSVGVGYFTGVDYRRRGYTKEGLWLLINYLFQVVGLNKVMADTGAFNDASIALLRSLGFRQDGCLRQHQLLDGVLHDQLLFSVLAEEWQGK; encoded by the coding sequence ATGCTTGATGCTGAAAAGTTGGATTATTGCCAATGGCACATCCCAACAGGTTCGCGTGTTTGTTTAGCCCTGCTGCAACTGGAAGATCTCGACATCATCCACCGATGGAAAAGTCAGATCGACGTTTCCTACTTGACATCTAAAGCCATTCAACACCCTTCTCTAGCAGACCGCCAACGACGGTTACAGGAGGGCGTTCTCTCAGTATTTGCGATCCGCCGCACCACCGACCATCAACTCATCGGCGAGATTAGCTTATACAACCTCAACCCGAAAAATCGATCGGTAGGGGTGGGCTACTTCACGGGGGTAGACTACCGCCGCCGAGGCTATACAAAAGAAGGGTTGTGGCTTTTGATCAATTACCTATTTCAAGTCGTAGGGCTGAACAAGGTCATGGCCGATACCGGCGCATTTAATGACGCCTCGATCGCGTTACTGCGATCGCTAGGGTTTCGGCAAGATGGTTGTCTGCGGCAGCACCAACTTCTGGATGGAGTTCTCCATGATCAACTCCTTTTCAGTGTGTTAGCCGAGGAATGGCAGGGAAAATAG
- a CDS encoding type II toxin-antitoxin system RelE/ParE family toxin, which yields MHIVFLSLAVKDLAAIRAYIAEDDPEAAKAVASRLKQLIKRLSSMPNLGKPGRVFGTRELITPKIGKTAYVVVYRVKEIRLEILRILPGMRDLDSLLNEELPET from the coding sequence ATGCACATAGTATTTCTTTCGCTTGCAGTAAAGGATTTAGCAGCTATTCGTGCCTACATCGCTGAAGACGATCCAGAGGCAGCGAAAGCGGTCGCTTCCCGGCTAAAGCAATTGATTAAGCGGCTTTCCTCAATGCCCAACCTGGGTAAACCGGGACGAGTTTTTGGTACCAGAGAACTGATAACTCCCAAAATTGGTAAAACAGCTTACGTCGTCGTTTATCGCGTCAAAGAAATACGTCTAGAAATTCTGCGGATTTTGCCAGGAATGCGAGATTTAGACAGTTTGCTGAATGAGGAATTGCCAGAAACATAA
- a CDS encoding Crp/Fnr family transcriptional regulator translates to MASERDLSNWLQGTLVFQGLSRSQLIPIVQIAQVQSLSKGELLFKQGSEATGFFVVKSGRVKVFQVSLTGKEQILNIFESGENFAEVAALDGKPFPASAATLEPTELIFFPRKAFLDLLHQHPDIAINMLISLSQHLRHLTGVIEELSFKDVPQRLASYLLKLSHSGTGGSSKRSHPTNVVTLDLTKSQLASTLGTIPATLSRAFYYLSSEGLIAVNSSQIELLDRDRLQELSDPTKQDYSPS, encoded by the coding sequence ATGGCAAGCGAACGTGATCTAAGCAATTGGTTGCAGGGAACGCTGGTTTTTCAGGGTTTATCAAGGTCACAACTGATTCCCATCGTTCAGATTGCTCAGGTACAGTCTCTCAGCAAGGGAGAACTGCTGTTTAAGCAGGGCAGCGAAGCCACAGGCTTTTTTGTTGTTAAAAGTGGACGTGTAAAAGTCTTTCAAGTGTCGCTCACGGGCAAAGAACAAATTCTCAATATTTTTGAGTCTGGAGAGAACTTTGCTGAAGTTGCTGCCCTGGATGGAAAACCCTTTCCCGCCTCAGCCGCCACATTGGAACCGACAGAGTTGATCTTTTTTCCCCGCAAGGCATTTCTAGACTTACTCCATCAGCATCCTGACATTGCAATCAATATGCTGATCAGTCTTTCGCAACACTTGCGACATCTTACGGGCGTAATTGAAGAATTATCGTTTAAGGATGTACCGCAACGATTAGCCTCTTACTTACTCAAGTTGAGCCATTCTGGCACTGGTGGGTCTTCTAAGCGATCTCATCCCACTAATGTCGTGACACTTGATCTAACCAAAAGTCAACTGGCTTCGACGCTGGGAACCATTCCGGCAACTCTCTCTAGAGCCTTTTATTACCTCAGCAGTGAAGGATTAATTGCCGTGAATAGCTCACAAATTGAATTACTGGATCGCGATCGCTTACAGGAGTTAAGCGATCCGACAAAACAGGATTATTCTCCTTCCTAA
- a CDS encoding nitric-oxide reductase large subunit, giving the protein MANPTFDIAVTARERPRQFSLPAWLVLICLVTFTVLISAGAAIYKNAPPIPATVVSPQQEIILTQENIQSGQETYLARGGQHIGSVWGHGSYLAPDWTADVLHRWGLATAGVLYNGDSGFNQSNLEALSEVDRATLQAKVKHEFKTNRYDADTGSLTLTSAQTQALQKVFDEYHTLLSQGSAVHSIPSGWFTDETQIRDVTAFFTWTAWAASANRPNAPFSYTANFPHDDLIGNQAPGQFLIWSIVSVIVLIAAIALFLFVYLTQEDAEEVQPVAARPAIRIATPSQKVTTLFFGVAMALFFVQILMGMVTAHYAVEGDGFYGVPIQQYLPYAASRTWHLQLAVFWIATCWLAAGLYFGPRFGKHEPKFQAWGNGALLVALTVVVVGSLIGAWAGVQGYLGDKSFWFGHQGYEYVELGRLWQLLLIGGMVFWLWLMFRALKPALKAEGSKTGLNHFFLYSAITIPLFYASGLMYTNHTPLSIAEYWRWWVVHLWVEGFFEVFATVAIAYLCSELGFLKRSSALRATYLTTILYLGSGVIGTLHHLYFAGTPVFITAMGSVASALEVVPLTLIGFEVVKSLKLSQEAQGFYRMPLKFFIATCFWNLAGAGVFGFLINPPIVLYYSQGLNTTPIHAHSALYGVYGSLAIALMLFALREITPDRAWDEKNLNFSFWWINTGLVVMMVCGLIPNGFYQLVQSVNHGTWYARSAEVISSPWMQWTVWLRIPGDIIFTVGAMMLVYCVGRAVVGIFHQPTQAQPTDHLMAESSVH; this is encoded by the coding sequence ATGGCAAATCCAACCTTTGATATTGCGGTGACGGCTCGTGAGCGCCCTCGGCAGTTCAGCCTTCCAGCATGGCTGGTGCTGATTTGCTTAGTCACTTTTACGGTTTTAATTTCGGCGGGTGCTGCCATTTATAAAAACGCCCCCCCCATTCCAGCAACGGTTGTATCGCCACAGCAAGAAATCATTCTGACCCAAGAAAACATTCAATCGGGGCAGGAAACCTATTTAGCAAGAGGTGGACAACACATTGGTAGTGTTTGGGGGCATGGGAGCTATTTGGCTCCCGACTGGACAGCGGATGTGTTGCATCGTTGGGGCTTGGCAACGGCTGGCGTGTTATACAACGGTGATTCAGGTTTTAATCAAAGCAATTTAGAAGCCTTATCAGAAGTCGATCGCGCTACTCTCCAGGCAAAAGTCAAGCATGAATTTAAGACCAATCGTTACGACGCTGATACTGGTTCGCTGACCTTAACTTCAGCACAAACTCAGGCACTCCAAAAGGTCTTTGATGAGTACCACACGTTGCTATCTCAAGGATCAGCCGTTCATTCCATTCCCAGTGGGTGGTTCACAGATGAGACGCAAATTCGGGATGTCACGGCTTTCTTTACCTGGACAGCCTGGGCTGCATCCGCAAATCGTCCCAATGCGCCGTTCTCGTACACAGCCAACTTTCCCCATGACGATCTGATTGGCAACCAGGCTCCTGGTCAGTTTTTAATTTGGTCGATTGTCTCGGTGATTGTGTTGATTGCCGCGATCGCCCTCTTTCTATTCGTGTATCTCACCCAGGAAGATGCCGAAGAGGTGCAACCCGTTGCGGCTCGTCCAGCGATTCGGATTGCGACTCCCAGCCAGAAGGTGACGACCCTATTTTTTGGGGTTGCCATGGCGTTGTTCTTTGTGCAAATCCTCATGGGTATGGTGACGGCGCACTATGCTGTCGAAGGCGATGGCTTTTATGGCGTGCCAATTCAACAGTATTTACCCTATGCTGCGTCGCGCACCTGGCATTTGCAACTGGCGGTCTTCTGGATTGCCACCTGTTGGCTAGCGGCAGGACTGTATTTTGGACCGCGCTTCGGCAAACATGAACCCAAGTTCCAAGCCTGGGGCAATGGTGCGTTGTTGGTCGCCTTGACCGTCGTTGTCGTTGGTTCCCTCATTGGTGCTTGGGCTGGGGTTCAAGGCTACCTGGGCGACAAGAGCTTCTGGTTTGGGCATCAGGGATACGAATATGTGGAACTGGGTCGTCTCTGGCAACTGCTGTTGATTGGCGGCATGGTCTTCTGGCTGTGGCTGATGTTTCGCGCTCTCAAACCCGCTCTAAAAGCTGAAGGCAGCAAAACTGGATTGAATCACTTTTTTCTCTACAGTGCCATTACCATTCCTTTGTTCTATGCGTCGGGATTGATGTACACCAACCATACGCCATTAAGTATTGCGGAGTATTGGCGCTGGTGGGTGGTGCATCTGTGGGTCGAAGGGTTCTTTGAGGTATTTGCAACCGTGGCGATCGCCTACCTGTGTAGTGAGCTTGGTTTCCTCAAGCGTTCCTCCGCCCTACGTGCCACCTATCTCACCACCATTCTTTATCTCGGTAGCGGTGTGATTGGCACGTTGCATCACCTGTACTTTGCCGGAACACCCGTATTTATCACCGCTATGGGGTCTGTTGCTTCAGCGCTAGAAGTGGTGCCGCTGACGCTGATTGGCTTTGAAGTGGTGAAGTCATTGAAGCTTTCCCAGGAAGCCCAAGGATTTTATCGGATGCCGCTCAAGTTCTTTATTGCCACCTGTTTCTGGAATCTAGCGGGCGCGGGTGTGTTTGGGTTCTTGATTAACCCACCCATCGTCCTCTACTACTCTCAAGGGTTGAACACCACGCCGATTCATGCCCACTCTGCTCTCTATGGCGTGTATGGTTCTCTGGCGATCGCCCTGATGCTGTTTGCGCTGCGAGAAATTACCCCCGATCGCGCCTGGGATGAGAAGAACCTCAACTTCTCCTTCTGGTGGATTAATACTGGACTGGTCGTGATGATGGTGTGCGGTTTGATTCCTAACGGCTTCTATCAACTGGTGCAATCAGTCAATCATGGCACTTGGTATGCCCGCAGTGCTGAGGTGATCAGTTCCCCCTGGATGCAGTGGACGGTGTGGCTCCGCATCCCCGGAGACATCATCTTCACGGTGGGAGCGATGATGCTGGTATATTGCGTCGGGCGAGCTGTGGTGGGCATTTTCCACCAACCAACCCAAGCTCAGCCGACCGATCATCTAATGGCAGAATCCTCCGTTCACTAA
- a CDS encoding CopG family ribbon-helix-helix protein, giving the protein MAQSEVLTIRLAPELKDKLDALAQSTRRSKSWLAAEAISFYIEQHLWQIQTIEEAIALADSPEAEWVEGEAVDAWLDTWGTKDEKPAPCT; this is encoded by the coding sequence ATGGCTCAAAGTGAAGTCCTTACCATTCGATTAGCTCCAGAATTAAAAGACAAGCTGGATGCTTTAGCGCAGAGTACTCGGCGTAGTAAGTCCTGGCTGGCAGCAGAGGCGATCTCCTTCTACATTGAGCAACACCTTTGGCAAATTCAAACGATTGAAGAAGCGATCGCGTTGGCGGACAGTCCTGAAGCCGAATGGGTAGAGGGTGAAGCAGTGGATGCGTGGTTGGATACCTGGGGAACAAAGGATGAAAAGCCTGCTCCATGCACATAG
- the ric gene encoding iron-sulfur cluster repair di-iron protein has product MTIIQINDTVGAIVRDHPALSRLFEQVQVDYCCGGQKTLAEACAKRGIDPQTFLTELETWAATTPPPEVNLTDLSLTELADHIERIHHAYLHTELPRLEKMVTKVAAVHGDKEPRLVQVKGIFLALSAELKTHLMKEEQILFPMIRQLEASDTLPTFHCGTVANPIHRMELEHDEAGEALRELRQLTDDFTPPEWACNTYRALLDALHTFEQDMHQHVHKENNVLFPRAIALEQQIAF; this is encoded by the coding sequence ATGACGATCATTCAAATCAATGACACAGTTGGCGCTATCGTCCGTGATCACCCCGCCCTCTCGCGTCTGTTTGAGCAAGTTCAGGTCGATTACTGCTGCGGTGGGCAAAAGACCCTAGCCGAGGCGTGTGCCAAGCGGGGAATTGATCCACAAACCTTCTTGACTGAGCTAGAAACCTGGGCGGCGACAACTCCCCCGCCAGAGGTGAACCTCACGGATCTCTCCTTGACGGAATTAGCCGATCACATCGAGCGCATCCATCATGCTTACCTCCACACCGAGCTGCCTCGGTTAGAAAAAATGGTGACCAAAGTGGCTGCCGTTCATGGCGACAAAGAACCCCGATTGGTTCAAGTCAAAGGCATTTTTCTGGCGCTGTCAGCAGAACTGAAAACCCACCTGATGAAAGAAGAACAAATCCTGTTTCCCATGATTCGGCAGTTAGAAGCCAGCGACACCCTGCCGACCTTCCACTGTGGCACCGTTGCCAATCCGATTCATCGCATGGAATTGGAACACGATGAAGCTGGGGAAGCCTTGCGCGAATTGCGGCAACTCACCGATGATTTCACTCCGCCAGAGTGGGCTTGCAATACCTATCGGGCGCTGCTCGATGCCTTGCACACCTTTGAGCAAGATATGCACCAGCACGTTCACAAGGAAAATAATGTGCTGTTTCCGCGTGCGATCGCCCTGGAACAACAAATAGCCTTTTAG
- a CDS encoding bifunctional 3'-5' exonuclease/DNA polymerase: protein MTVKISSPNVSGVEANSNLSTAADPLYEDLMDWAKARKRQFLRNRVQQSSEPIKAATAASETPSASDAWIETWYTPPPLPTRIAKQKATFFQSHSVNASSAPYQEAGGKVEAEEVKEIKPLISPSPATSLSPPNHNSFEIGQQVLLRPDSQRVPAGIPIDAVLVIQEIYTNVYRKHQNIWCVWCSSDAFSGLKSIDSDCLMPLSKPVHTTDIEGVSEIEFSGLDIDEKQNSVLSHTPVNFEFVEDGQRLAEILKPFQTCQVIAVDTETTGLDPLKDRIRLVQIAAANQPVIIIDLFKVAKETLTPLYELLQGKPIKVLQNAKFDLKFLQQAGLPIAGKLFDTMIAAQLLDAGVRSHGYNLAELVKVYLGEELSKEQQRSDWSNPSLSSEQLAYAARDAAILLRLREVIKPKLTSARLVETAKLEFDCLGAIAQMELNGMLLDLSRWDSLRQELEQRRDQMAGALRQQFQPALLSAQLDLLGNEVSLNLDSQPQVLEALQQMGVPVENTSKLSLIPLAEEHPPVRALLDYRKAAKSVQAFASSLPKHVHLITGRIHPDYQQMGAATGRMSCRNPNLQQIPRDKIFRGCFIPAPGYRLVVADYSQIELRVAAELSGDRRMIEAYQNDEDLHRLTAALIADKSLDQVEKSERQAAKAVNFGLIYAMGAKGLAEYAYNNYGVQMSLKQAETFRKRYFEAYQGIARWHGAIKRRLPREMRTMGDRLRCWKDEPKLTELLNTPVQGTAADITKAALAKLPVALKGIGARLIGTVHDEILLEAPEDKAEQAAQILQQVMEQAGQSYLRKVPVKAEVAIALNWAEK, encoded by the coding sequence ATGACCGTGAAGATCTCTAGCCCCAATGTTAGTGGTGTAGAAGCAAATTCCAATCTCTCTACGGCTGCTGATCCACTGTATGAGGATTTAATGGATTGGGCAAAAGCTCGGAAACGGCAGTTTCTGAGGAATCGGGTTCAACAAAGTAGTGAGCCTATTAAAGCTGCAACTGCTGCATCAGAAACACCATCAGCAAGCGATGCCTGGATTGAAACCTGGTATACTCCACCGCCTCTACCAACGCGGATTGCCAAACAGAAAGCGACGTTCTTCCAGAGCCACTCCGTGAATGCTTCCAGTGCCCCTTATCAAGAAGCGGGAGGAAAAGTAGAAGCAGAGGAAGTCAAGGAAATCAAACCTTTGATCTCTCCTAGTCCTGCAACCTCCTTATCTCCTCCAAACCACAACAGTTTTGAGATTGGTCAACAAGTTCTTCTCCGTCCAGACTCTCAGCGGGTACCTGCTGGTATTCCGATTGATGCCGTACTGGTCATTCAGGAGATATATACCAATGTTTATCGGAAACATCAAAATATTTGGTGTGTTTGGTGTAGCAGTGATGCTTTTTCTGGTTTGAAGTCAATTGATTCAGATTGTTTAATGCCATTATCAAAGCCAGTTCATACAACTGATATAGAAGGTGTATCTGAAATAGAATTTAGCGGTCTAGATATAGATGAAAAACAAAATTCTGTTTTATCTCATACCCCTGTAAACTTCGAGTTTGTTGAAGATGGACAGCGGCTTGCAGAAATACTCAAGCCTTTCCAAACTTGCCAAGTCATTGCGGTTGACACAGAAACCACTGGACTTGATCCATTGAAGGATCGAATTCGCTTAGTTCAGATTGCTGCGGCTAATCAGCCTGTTATTATCATCGACCTGTTTAAAGTTGCCAAGGAAACGCTAACTCCTCTGTACGAACTGCTCCAAGGTAAGCCAATCAAAGTTTTGCAGAATGCCAAATTTGACTTGAAGTTTCTTCAACAGGCAGGACTTCCCATTGCTGGCAAACTGTTCGACACGATGATAGCGGCGCAATTACTGGATGCAGGGGTACGATCGCACGGATATAACCTGGCGGAACTAGTCAAGGTCTATCTGGGAGAAGAACTCTCCAAAGAACAGCAGCGAAGTGATTGGAGCAATCCCAGCCTTTCTTCTGAGCAATTAGCTTATGCAGCGCGAGATGCAGCGATTCTACTGCGGTTACGCGAGGTGATAAAACCTAAGCTGACAAGTGCTCGTTTGGTGGAAACTGCCAAGCTGGAATTTGATTGTTTGGGGGCGATCGCCCAAATGGAACTGAATGGCATGCTGCTCGATCTTTCCCGCTGGGATTCCCTGCGCCAAGAGCTAGAACAACGAAGAGACCAGATGGCGGGTGCATTACGACAACAGTTTCAGCCAGCCTTGCTGAGTGCCCAACTCGATCTCTTGGGGAATGAAGTTTCTCTCAATTTGGATAGTCAGCCGCAGGTGTTAGAGGCACTACAGCAAATGGGTGTGCCAGTGGAAAACACCAGCAAACTCTCTCTGATTCCGCTGGCAGAAGAGCATCCGCCCGTCAGAGCTTTGCTGGACTACCGCAAAGCAGCAAAATCAGTTCAGGCGTTTGCTAGTAGCCTGCCTAAACACGTCCACCTCATCACCGGGCGAATTCATCCAGATTATCAACAGATGGGGGCTGCTACTGGACGCATGTCTTGTCGCAACCCCAACCTGCAACAGATTCCCAGAGACAAAATCTTTCGTGGTTGCTTTATTCCGGCTCCAGGCTATCGTTTAGTCGTGGCAGACTACTCTCAAATTGAGTTGCGGGTGGCAGCGGAACTGAGTGGCGATCGCCGCATGATTGAGGCATACCAGAATGATGAAGACCTGCACCGGCTCACGGCTGCTCTGATTGCTGATAAATCTCTGGATCAGGTCGAGAAATCAGAGCGGCAGGCAGCGAAAGCGGTCAACTTTGGGCTAATTTACGCGATGGGAGCAAAGGGTTTGGCAGAGTACGCCTATAACAACTATGGGGTACAGATGAGCTTAAAGCAGGCAGAAACCTTTCGTAAGCGATATTTTGAGGCGTATCAGGGGATTGCCCGCTGGCATGGGGCGATAAAGCGAAGGTTGCCCAGGGAGATGAGGACGATGGGCGATCGCCTTCGGTGCTGGAAAGATGAGCCGAAGTTAACAGAGTTGCTAAATACTCCAGTTCAGGGCACTGCCGCAGATATTACTAAGGCTGCTTTAGCGAAACTCCCGGTAGCATTGAAAGGAATAGGAGCCAGATTAATTGGCACCGTGCATGATGAAATCTTGCTGGAAGCTCCAGAAGATAAAGCTGAACAGGCTGCACAGATTCTTCAGCAAGTGATGGAGCAGGCTGGACAGAGTTACTTAAGAAAGGTGCCAGTGAAAGCGGAGGTGGCGATCGCTCTTAACTGGGCAGAGAAGTAA